The following are encoded in a window of Haloarcula laminariae genomic DNA:
- a CDS encoding alpha/beta fold hydrolase, which translates to MSETAEEWTVPADDGPWRHDTVETNGVRLHAVTAGPEDGDLVVLLHGFPEFWYAWRHQIPALAEAGYRVVAPDMRGYNRSEKPIGVDAYHIDELVGDVAGLVAAFDRTSAHIVGHDWGGLVAWQTAIDRPGTVDRLAVLNAPHPAAYERALRSNPVQLGKSWYVGFFQLPGLPEWSLGARDFAAIERLLGDGTVRPGAFSETDIERYKAALGQPGARTAALNYYRAMARRTAKLTLTRGGVGDQPVRAPTLLIWGERDAALDVSLTEGLDEWVPDLRVERLPDASHWVQSDAPERVSELLLDHLA; encoded by the coding sequence CTGTCAGAGACCGCCGAGGAGTGGACGGTTCCGGCTGACGACGGCCCCTGGCGCCACGACACCGTCGAGACGAACGGCGTCCGACTCCACGCCGTCACCGCCGGCCCCGAGGACGGTGACTTGGTCGTGCTTTTGCACGGCTTCCCCGAGTTCTGGTACGCCTGGCGCCACCAGATTCCGGCCCTGGCCGAGGCGGGCTATCGCGTCGTCGCGCCGGATATGCGCGGCTACAACCGCTCCGAGAAGCCCATCGGCGTCGATGCCTACCACATCGACGAACTCGTGGGCGACGTGGCCGGCCTGGTCGCCGCCTTCGACCGAACGTCGGCCCACATCGTCGGCCACGACTGGGGCGGGCTGGTGGCCTGGCAGACCGCTATCGACCGCCCCGGGACCGTCGACCGGCTGGCTGTTCTGAACGCGCCCCACCCGGCGGCCTACGAGCGCGCGCTGCGGTCGAACCCGGTCCAGCTCGGCAAGTCCTGGTACGTCGGCTTCTTCCAGCTCCCGGGCCTGCCGGAGTGGAGTCTGGGCGCGCGGGACTTTGCGGCCATCGAGCGGCTGCTCGGCGACGGAACGGTCCGGCCCGGCGCCTTCTCCGAGACGGACATCGAGCGCTACAAGGCGGCGCTTGGACAACCGGGCGCCCGGACGGCAGCGCTCAACTACTACCGGGCGATGGCCCGGCGGACGGCGAAACTGACGCTGACTCGGGGCGGCGTCGGCGACCAGCCGGTGCGGGCGCCGACGCTGCTCATATGGGGCGAGCGGGACGCGGCGCTCGACGTGTCCCTGACCGAGGGCCTCGACGAGTGGGTCCCCGACCTTCGCGTCGAGCGGCTCCCCGACGCGAGCCACTGGGTGCAGTCCGACGCGCCCGAGCGGGTGAGCGAGCTACTGCTCGACCACCTCGCGTAG